The Acinonyx jubatus isolate Ajub_Pintada_27869175 chromosome D3, VMU_Ajub_asm_v1.0, whole genome shotgun sequence DNA segment TTGGAAAGGCGGAGATTCTGGGAGGGCACGCAGTTAGAGGACAGAGACGGCAGCTGGAAGAAGCGAGGCTTGAGCTGAGGTCTGAAAGGAAGGAGGCCGCAACAACTCATTTGCAGATGATcggaaacagcatgtgcaaagaccctgtggTGGGGCGGCAGAGTACGTGCGTGGGGCTGAGAAGGTCAGTATGACACTATGCTGCCCTGCTCCTTATCTTGGAGGCCCCTGAAGGCTTCCTGTACCTTCTGCCTGCTCGCTGGCTGTGGCTGCAGACACAGAGGTGAGCCAGTGTGGAGTGTGGGGGCACAACAGCTTCAGTCCACGGTGCTGTCATGCAGACCTCAGCTGAGGCTGGGTCTTCAGTGTCTGGATTCGGGCATCATGGGATGGGTGGATGGGGCCACATGGCCTGTTTGTGCAGACACCAGCTCAGGAGCTAAGGGGTGCTCGCCCGACGGCCCTTGCCATGACATCCTTCTTTGGGGCCAGGTGAAGAAGATGGGCGAGCTCGGGCTTCTGGCCATGGATGTGCCCGAGGAGCTAAATGGTGCCGGCCTTGATTACCTGGCCTATGCCATTGCCATGGAGGAGATCAGTCGGGGCTGTGCCTCTACAGGAGTCATCATGAGTGTCAACAACGTGAGTTCCCTCTCCTGGGTCCCTGGGACACACAGGTGGAGGGGAGGCTCCCGTGGGCAGGTGGGCACCCTGGCTATGTGTCCAGGCACCCTGGGCACAGCCAGGCCTTGGTGCCCAGCCCCCAACCTCCTCTGGGCTTGGTCCTTTCAGGTAGGGCCCTGGAGAGAACAGGTCTTGGGGTGGGGTCCACAGGCAGGCAGGTGGCCTCTGACTGCCTCCCTGCGCCCACCCCCTCCAGTCCCTCTACttagggcccctcctgaagttcGGCTCCAAGGAGCAGAAGCAGCTGTGGATTACCCCTTTTACCGGTGGTGACAAAATTGGCTGCTTTGCACTCAGTGAACCAGGTACCACGGTGGGACAGCGGTCGGCTCCCATCCCCTCACCTCAGGGTCAGAGTGACGGACTTGGGTTGGAGCTGGGTTGTCccccagggcagaggcaggaggggggcCCGCGAGAGGCGAGGGCACAGGTCTTCCGTGCGGGCCGCCTGGGAGCGACCAAGGAGCACGCAGTCACCTCAGCTGAGCCAGTGAGGGATGCCTGGCTCTGGGGTCCCTTCGGGTTGAAGATGCCCTGCtgtgccacccccctcccctcctggacTAGTCTCCGAGGACTCTGGGAGCTGGTGCGACCTGGGAGCTTTCTGTTAGGAGCCAGAACCCTGATTCTTTGGAGGCCAGGTGGCAGGGGCCTCGTGCTCacaagtggggggtgggtggagccCGGGTCCCCTGCTTGCTGGTGGCAGCGCCCTTTGTGGGGTGGAGGCGGTGGATTCTGAGTCTGTGCGTGGGGCAGGGAATGGCAGCGACGCAGGAGCCGCCTCCACCACCGCCCGAGCGGAGGGCAACTCGTGGGTCCTGAACGGCACCAAGGCCTGGATCACCAACGCGTGGGAGGCCTCTGCCACCGTGGTCTTTGCCAGCACAGACAGATCCTTGCACAACAAGGTGGGGACCCCAGGGGGAGGGTCGATGAGACCTCCGGGATGCAGACCTTTCGCAGTTTCTTCACCCGAATTCCCTCGGCTCCGTGGAGCTGTTCTGCTCTTGGCCACCTTGgggctgccccttcccctctctggccgGTGGTTGGCCTGAGGCTGGAGTCTGCACCGTCCCCAGGGAGGCCAGCAGAGGGCGTCCCGGCCTGAGgtctgagggagggaaggggctgctCGGTGTCTGCTGGGGGATCAAGGGGTGTGGCCTGGGCCAGCCCCTGAGAACCTCCATGGGTATGCTTCACAGGGCATCAGTGCCTTCTTGGTTCCCATGCCGACGCCTGGGCTCAcgctggggaagaaggaagacaagCTGGGCATCCGGGCCTCATCCACGGCCAACCTCATCTTTGAGGACTGCCACATCCCCAAGGACAACCTGCTGGGGGAGCTGGGGATGGGCTTCAAGATAGCCATGGTGAGCccggcagtgggggcaggggctctggggcCCCGCTGGCCAGCCACTGACCGGGGCCTTCCCCACAGCAAACCCTGGACATGGGGCGCATTGGCATTGCCGCCCAGGCCCTGGGCATCGCCCAGGCCGCCCTCGATTGTGCTGTGAACTATGCCGAGAATCGCAAGGCCTTCGGGGCCCCCCTCACCAAGCTCCAGAGCATCCAGGTAACGAGTGGAGCCTAGCCTGGATGCCGGAGGGAGGGCAGCCCGGCCTTTCCTCTCCGGCTCCGAGGTGAGCTTTTACCTGCTTGCaggctctccctcctcctccctcctgtcctgggagggaggggtgggggggtggggcggccaCTGACTGAGGCGGGGCTGGGTTCTTGCAGTTCAAGCTGGCGGACATGGCCCTGGCCCTGGAGAGTGCCCGGCTGCTGACCTGGCGTGCTGCCATGTTGAAGGATAACAAGAAGCCTTTTACCAAGGTGCCTGTGGCAAGGGGTTCCCTGGGCATGGCCCAGAGCTTTGGTGTGCCGAGGGAGAAGTCCGGGTGGGGCCCCGCTTCCTTGGGCCTCGTAGGCTTACTGCTTCGAGGGGAGGCTCCTCAGGCCCGGCCTTGCTGAAGGGCCATGAGCTGGGGGCTCCTCCCCAAAGTAGTTTCTGACCCCACCGTCCCCTGTGCTTAGGAAGCAGCAATGGCCAAGCTGGCTGCGTCGGAGGCTGCAACTGCCATCAGCCACCAGGTGAGTGTCCTGGGTGCatgaagaggtgcctgggtgtgaGGTCCCCAACACTGAGTAGCTGAAAGTGGGCCGGTTACCCCTCCCTCGCTGGTCCCTTACTGTGGCCGATCCTGCCCCTGACACGGCCTTTTCCCTCCCGATCCCCTGCTTTCCGCTGCAGGCCATCCAGATCCTGGGTGGCATGGGCTATGTGACAGAGATGCCGGCCGAACGGCACTACCGCGACGCGCGCATCACTGAGATTTATGAAGGCACCAGCGAGATCCAGAGGCTGGTGATCGCTGGGCACCTGCTCAAGAGCTACCGGAGCTGAGCCCCACTCAGGTGCCAGGCTGACCTGAGGACCGAGGGGAAGGGGGCGGGAACCA contains these protein-coding regions:
- the ACADS gene encoding short-chain specific acyl-CoA dehydrogenase, mitochondrial, whose product is MAAALLARACGPSLRALRPWDWRQLHTIYQSVELPETHQMLRQTCREFAEKELVPIAAQVDKEHRFPTAQVKKMGELGLLAMDVPEELNGAGLDYLAYAIAMEEISRGCASTGVIMSVNNSLYLGPLLKFGSKEQKQLWITPFTGGDKIGCFALSEPGNGSDAGAASTTARAEGNSWVLNGTKAWITNAWEASATVVFASTDRSLHNKGISAFLVPMPTPGLTLGKKEDKLGIRASSTANLIFEDCHIPKDNLLGELGMGFKIAMQTLDMGRIGIAAQALGIAQAALDCAVNYAENRKAFGAPLTKLQSIQFKLADMALALESARLLTWRAAMLKDNKKPFTKEAAMAKLAASEAATAISHQAIQILGGMGYVTEMPAERHYRDARITEIYEGTSEIQRLVIAGHLLKSYRS